TCCCACAGTGGATCACGTCCCGTTCCCTTTTGATGAGCTTGCTCGCGGCACTGACCATCGCGGTGATGTCAGAATTTTGGGGAAAGAATCGCGGGAGCATTCCGGAAATGTTCGCAACTCAATCCACCATTTACGTGGTGATGGCGTTTTGTCTATGGGGGTTTTCCAATCTGCATCCGCTCAGCATCTTGATGAACATGATCTTTGCTCCGTTGATTGGAGCAGTCATTTTCCCACTGGCCCTTCTTGTCATTGTTTTGCCGCCACTCGGTTTTGTTTTTGATGCTGCTATGAATGCATTGATTTGGATTTTACGGAACACCTCGGAAGTCCTCGGTGAAAACGGTGCTGGAGAACTCGTTCCTGTTGTTTGGCAATGGACTTTGTTTCTAGTGCTGACCGCGGCGTCTTATTCTTACCTCATTCAACAAAAGCGCCGGAAGGTTCGTCGTGCCTAAAGTGTGGCTTGCCGTTGTGTTTTTGATTTTGTTTTCACCGGCTTTTCTGAAAGATGAAGGTCGGATGAAACACTATTGGATTGTCTGGAATGTCGGCCAAGGGCAATGGGCCACGCTCGTTGATGAAAAATCCTGCCGACACTTCGATATGGGAGGAGAGAAAAATCCCCTTCCCCGCCTCCACCGCCTCTGTGGGGGGAAAGAAAACTTCATCTCTCTAAGCCACTGGGATCTTGATCACGTCGGCTTTGCGCTGCGGGCGAGAAAGTTTTTACCGAAAGCGTGTCTGGAAACTCCCCCTCTGGGGAAATCTTCGCCATACAAGATGAAGATTCTCAGTGCGTTTGCAAAGTGCTCTGACAATTATACGAGTCCCGCCAAAGAACTGACACATTTTTCTTCGGCGGATCTCCGTCAGAAAACCAATGAGCTCAGTCATGTTTTTTTGGTGGCTCAAACGTTTCTAATTCCGGGCGATTCGACGGCAAAACAGGAAAAAATCTGGAGTGAGAATGCGGAGCTGGGGCGGACGAAGTTTTTACTGCTCGGCCATCACGGCAGCCGCACCAGCACCTCGGAAGAATTACTCAGTCATTTAAGGACTCTCAAAACCGCCGTGGCTTCGGCGCGATTTGCCAAATACGGTCATCCGCACCAAGAGGTGGTGCGGCGACTGCAGAAATATCATGTTCCACTTTTGAAAACAGAAGACTGGGGAAACCTGTGGTTTGAAAACCCTTAAGCCCTGTCTAATCCATGCTTGCGTTTGCAAGGCCCAAGTAGTCTTTCACGTATTTTTTAATAGCGTCTTTGAAGCGTTCGGGATCTTTTCCGATCATCTTTAAGAGCTTCGGCCCTTCGGGCTGATGAGCTTGAGTCAAACCGATAATATTTGCGATATAAATGCGCGCCTCATCTTCTTCAGCGCGATTTTTATAACTGAGAACTTCGACTTTCTTCTCGCGGATCCAGTACTTGTTGCCACCTGCTTCAACAAGATCGTAGGCACTTGGATTAATACCGGGCCAATAAATCTCATGTAAATCCTCAACCCGTTCGTAAGCATCTGCCTGACGCGAATATTCGTGCAGGGCTGTGTCTACGTAGGGTTTTAATTCCGTAATGTGGTAAGAGCCGTCTTTACTCTGAGTCAGAACCCACAAGCGCTCCCCTGCATCTAAGCTGCCACCACGCTCAAGCGGGCGCTTTGCAACTTCAATCACCCTCACGCCCGGAAAAAGAGATTTCACTTCATTGAGACCAGGATAACCGTCCCACTTTTCAATTTCACCGGCTTTGTATTTAAAATGTCCGTCGACCATTTTCTTTGCGACGTACGCGGCCCGCTGGGCTTCGTAAGTTTGCATGTCCATGGACATCGCTTTAGCGATGCTCTTTGGCATGGCCACCTCTTTACCCTGAAGACCTTGGAAATAAGCATTAAAAAGATCTTTTGCACGAATATCTTTGGAAGATGCTTTTGCCACTAGAACAAAGCGTGCATATTCCAAAGCAAATGGCCCTTTACCACCGTCATCAAAGTCGACATTCAAAAATCTCATGACGTTTTGACCATTCTTGGTTTGCACGGGAATGACCGACATATTACCGAGATGTGGATCCCCGCTGATCGTGCCATAAGGGTCAGTGTAGTTCACTAGATCGCCAAGAACACGCGGATCACGATTGTAAGACCAGATATGGTCCGCATTACTGCGAAGGAGCTGGGACACATTCTTAGAAAGTTCAACTTGCTTAAAGCCAAAGGCATCCGGGATGCTCCCTTGGGGAACGAGCGGAACGCTTAAATTAAAAACGAGTGCGCATGCTAAAACTGTGCTCATGGCTAATTACTCGCAATTCTGAGAAAGTGGTTTGCCGGCAAATTGCACATCCATATCCAAATCAAGCTTCAAAGTGCCAGCTTGACAGAACTTCTTCAACATCGCAGCCAGTTGATTCAAGTTTCCTTTAATGGATTTCAAATCGGCGTCTGTCATCAAAGTTTCATCTTTAAAGAACTTGCGTGTTTCTTCATTCTCCATCGCTGCGTTGAACTTCATTAAGCGGGTGTAAGTGCCTTGATTCATGTGACGAAGGCCCTCAGCCAGCTTCGCACCCTTCACAACATTGCCTTTAGAAACGCCGCAATCGTTATCTTTCAACATCATCGCTTTCAAAGCGATCGCCCCTGTTTGGCGAACTTCTTCGGGCTTCATCTTCGAAGTGCTCTTGATGTTTTGCGCATCGTTTGGATCTTTATAGAAGTACTTCATCGTAAAATGCACATTACCGAAGCGGTCATGTTGATTCATGATGGTGTCCATCACGATCAGTTCACTCACATCTTTCATTTGCTGAAGCTTTTGTGCGTTCGCAACAGTGAAGCTGTTACCCACTAATTGATTCACGCTTCGGCCATCTTTCAATAAAGCATAAATTGGATTGCGAGCCCCGAAGCGAATCGCACGCTCTTGTGTGTCGGCACCGCCGTTGAACATTTCAGTGTATCTCTCTTCATTGCGCGGATTTTCTTGCAGAGCTGCATAAGACTGTTTGAAGTCCGACGTTAAAACCTCGTCTTTATATTTACCCGCGGAACCCGCTGCAAGTTTCTTCGCGTAGCTGTCCCATGTCTGCCAAATCAAGCTGCCGCTTTTAGTGATGCTCATTCCTTTTGCCGCAAGCTGCTGATGTTTTTTCAAGTCCATGGTTCTTAAAACCGCCGGTGGTACTTGCAAGATATCGCCGAGGATTCTTGAAACATGGTAGTAACCAACAAGCGACGGAGTGTAACTGCAGCTGGTGCTGCCTTTGTATTTTGCGAGCATTTTCGCGCCGTCGAGCTGACAAGTTTTTGCTTCAACCTGAGCTGCCGTCATGCCTTCGGGAACCATATGAAATTGTACGCCGGGATTTGTGCTTGCGGTCTTTGGGCAAAACGCCACCGGCTCAGTTCCGCCAAAAGAGCAAAGCTCCTGTTCTTTTTCGATATCTCGTTTGGAGTACTTAGCTTCTGGAAACTTCTTTGGAATCACACAGACTTCAGTGGCCCCGCTTGTTGGGATTTGAACAATTTGTGTCCCACGATTGTAAGTCGTGGTCATCCCAGCCATGGTGATCGGCACCAAAAGGGCCATTAAATTCGAAAGCATAAGGGTCTCCTTCATAACATGAATGACATTCAACTCTTCAAATGGAAGGCCATGGGATGCTCCCTAAAAACGTTTAAATTCAGGCTGGGTCAGGACTTCGTCAGGATTCAGTTAAAGGGACGCTAAAGGGCCACCTGCTGTCAAAAAGTGTGACAGACGATGGTCCAGATTCAGGGCCGGACGCTCTCTGTTTGGCGGAACATGCGACACAATTAAGCAATGACGACATTAACAAAATCAGTAATCGTGTGTGTTCTTTTGTGTGGCTGCGCTGGATCTCTTCAAGCAAAATCTCAGGATTTCGAGCAGGAACAAGCTCCGTTTGCGAGTGCTCCTGAAGCAGAAAAATTCAACCAAACCGAAAGTGTGATCTACTATCAAAACCGTTATGTTTTGAAAAATGCTTACGACAAGCTGGTTGATAATCAGGGGAATGGTTACGAGAAACTGTACGGTGTGCGCAACTTCCGTGCGGTTCTAAATGGTGTTGTGTACCGTGGCGGCGCGAATAATGCTTACAATAAGTACGGTAAGCGTGCGAACCAGAATCCACTGCCGGCGATGGGCTTGACGAATCTGTGTCAAGAGGGCTTCGGCACGGCGATTTACCTTTACCCGACGAATTACAGTACGGCGGCAAAGACCACGAACTGTAAGTCTGTGGTGGATGGTTCGGCTCAAAAGCTAAGCTACGCACAGATCAGCCCACTATCAAGCGACACAGAAGCGCGCAAAATCTTGAATATCATTTACAAGAAATTAACCACGGACACAGATCACTCGCCGATTTACATGCACTGCTGGAACGGCTGGCATGCATCAGGTTTGATTTCGGCATACA
The sequence above is drawn from the Bdellovibrionales bacterium genome and encodes:
- a CDS encoding ComEC/Rec2 family competence protein; the protein is MILIVLLAAVYSMSSFFDLPAKLSEHSLMIHHFCLQMLPTRVENHGSLEALVCGKNMQELELQQLLVQSSLIHVFIVSGSHFLFLHKLLARVPIVRFCPLLVLSVYCLATLCQPPALRSLLFLSLVSFTKQQKRFPSPVILVFISCAFSVCIFPQWITSRSLLMSLLAALTIAVMSEFWGKNRGSIPEMFATQSTIYVVMAFCLWGFSNLHPLSILMNMIFAPLIGAVIFPLALLVIVLPPLGFVFDAAMNALIWILRNTSEVLGENGAGELVPVVWQWTLFLVLTAASYSYLIQQKRRKVRRA
- a CDS encoding hydrolase, with the translated sequence MKHYWIVWNVGQGQWATLVDEKSCRHFDMGGEKNPLPRLHRLCGGKENFISLSHWDLDHVGFALRARKFLPKACLETPPLGKSSPYKMKILSAFAKCSDNYTSPAKELTHFSSADLRQKTNELSHVFLVAQTFLIPGDSTAKQEKIWSENAELGRTKFLLLGHHGSRTSTSEELLSHLRTLKTAVASARFAKYGHPHQEVVRRLQKYHVPLLKTEDWGNLWFENP